GGCGGGTAATTTCTGTTGGGTGTGCGGTCAGCACCAGCTCAAGAGAGAGCGACTCCAGTGTTTTGTGGATATCGGCTGTGCTGAGGTTTGGTTGCTCTTTCAGCTTACGCAGCGTGCGGGCGATAACTTCCGGATTGCTGGCAGCTTCACCTTTGGCCGAAATGCTGTGGTATTGCTCAGCGGTGTTGGCCAGATTGAGAAACTGGCTAAAAGCGCGGGCAACGGGCAGCAGCTCATCATTAGAGAGATTTTGTAAGGTGGTAAGCAATTCCTGACGGCTGGCCTCATTACCAGATCGAGAGGATTTTGAAAGTTTACGGATAGTTTCTACTCGATCGAGGATGTTTTCTCCCAACGCCCCCTTGATGGTATCCCCGAGCAACTTGCCGAGCATACTGACGTTACTTCGCAATGCGGAATATTGTTCGTTCATATGACCCCAGACACCCTATCTAAATTTCATTCGCTGATGCGAAATAGCACACGCTAAAACGTCCCGTTAAGTCCGCGTAAACGCGCTCCCGTCCTTTATAAAGCCATGTGAATTGGAATTCGTCAAATGGTCGCGAAATCGGTTCAGCAAACGCTTAACCGGCAGCAATTCACTAAATTAAACGAAGATCCTGGTTTATTAGATTTGCTTATTATTTTATCGGGCGACAGCACTGTCGCCCGGGAGAGACTGCCTTAGCTGGCACAAAAATGGCGAATAACCTGACCCAGTAATTCATTGGTGGGTTTGATGAATTTTGTTTCCAGGAATTCATCCGGCTGGTGGGCCTGATTGATAGAGCCCGGTCCAAGCACCAGGGTAGGGCAGACGCTTTGGATGAAAGGCGCTTCGGTGCAATAGTTCACCACGCTCGACTCCCGGCCCAGCAATTCTTCGACCACCTGCACCAGACGGTGGTCCGGTGCGCATTCATAGCCAGGAATGGGGGGATGAAGTTCACTAACCGTCAGCCGACCAGGCCAGCGTTCGCTAACCGGGGCCAGAGCATCGTTAAGCATTCCACTTAGGTCGCTCAACGTCATGCCCGGTAGCGGGCGGATATCCATATGTAACTCACAGCAGGCGCAAATACGGTTTGGCGCATCGCCTCCATGGATATGGCCCAGATTCAGCGTCGGCCAGGGGATAGTGAATGCGTCATGATGGAACCGGGCCTTAAAGTTATCGCGTAATTCCATAATATGACCAATGGCCGAATGCATAAGCTCGATGGCATTAACGCCGCGGTCAGGATCGCTAGAGTGGCCGGACTGCCCCATGATTCTTACCACATCGGACATATGCCCTTTATGGGCGCGAACCGGCTCCAGCGACGTTGGTTCGCCGATGATGGCGCAGTCCGGGCGAATATCGGCAGTGGCGGCAAAGTAACGGGCGCCGGCCATTGTCGTTTCTTCATCAGCGGTTGCCAGAATATAGAGCGGTTTGGTCAGTTTACTCAGGTCTACATCCCGCAGCGTATCAAGAATAAACGCAAAGAACCCTTTCATATCAGCCGTACCCAGGCCGTATAGCTTGTTGTCATGCTCGGTCAGCGTGAAGGGGTCGCGGGTCCAGCGCCCGTCGTCAAACGGGACGGTATCGGTATGTCCGGCCAGCAGAAGCCCTCCGCTACCGGTTCCGGTACGTGCCAGCAAATTGTATTTGTCGCGCGTATGGGGGACAGGTTGCACCTCAACCTGAAAGCCTAAGTCGCTAAACCAGCCAGCAAGCAGATTGATTAAAGAAGCATTGCTCTGATCGAGTGCGCTATCGGTAGCGCTGATGGATGGCGTGGCGATCAACGCCCGGTAAAGCTCGATAAATGGCGGTAATTTCATCTTCACTGTTGACAGGCCTCTGGTTCAAATAGTATAGATAATCATGCATTAAAACTGAATAAAAATACATTTCTAGCTGAAGTGCAACCGGAAGGGGTGGCGGAAAACCAGCCAGATCCAAAAAGGTCGGTAACGGCAATGTCCGAAGCCCGATGCAGAGTAGACGATAAGACGGTAATAAAGGTTACAGCCCGATGTTAAATACCCTGATTGTAGGCGCCAGCGGATATACCGGCGCGGAACTTGCGGCTTATGTCCATCGCCATCCTCATATGAACATAACCGCTTTAGCCGTCTCTGCGCAAAGCACAGATGCTGGAAAATTAATCTCTGACCTTCATCCACAGCTGAAAGGCGTAGTGGATTTACCGCTCCAGCCGCTGACTGATGTGCAAGCAATGGCAGCTGATGTGGATGTGGTTTTTTTGGCGACGGCCCATGAAGTCAGTCACGATTTAGCGCCGCAATTTCTTAGCGCAAATTGTGTTGTGTTTGATCTTTCCGGGGCATATCGCGTCAATAAGCCGTCATTTTATGAAAAGTTTTATGGCTTTACTCATCAGCACGTGGATCTGCTGGCCGAGGCCGTCTATGGTCTGGCTGAGTGGCAAAACGATGCGTTGCATAACGCCCGTTTAATCGCAGTCCCTGGCTGCTATCCAACGGCGGCGCAGCTTGCCCTTAAGCCGCTTATTGACGGCGGTCTGCTAGACCTGGCCCAGTGGCCAGTGATTAATGCAACCAGCGGGGTTAGCGGAGCGGGCCGTAAAGCCGCGTTATCCAACAGTTTTTGCGAGGTGAGTCTCCAGCCGTATGGCGTGTTTACCCACCGTCATCAGCCGGAAATTGCCGCGCACCTGGGAGCCGAAGTCATTTTCACTCCTCACCTGGGGAATTTCGCGCGCGGGATTCTGGAGACCATTACCTGCCGCCTGCGTTCTGGCGTTAGTCGTGACCAGATTGCCCAGTGCTTCCAGGACGCATATGGCGATAAGCCGCTGGTTAGGCTCTATCAGCAGGGGCTGCCGGCCCTGAAAAATGTTGTAGGCCTGCCGTTCTGCGATATTGGCTTTGCAGTGCAGGATAACCACCTCATCGTGGTAGCGACGGAAGACAATTTGCTTAAAGGCGCAGCGGCACAGGCAATACAGTGCATGAATATCCGTTTCGGATTTGCTGAAACCCAGGCTCTTATCTAACAGACAATCAGGTAGCACCATGAATCCATTAATTATTAAGTTGGGCGGCGTTTTACTGGATAGCGAAGAAGCGCTGGAGCGTCTGTTTGGCGCGCTGGTGGCCTATCGGGCCACACGCCAACGACCGCTGGTTATCGTTCACGGTGGTGGCTGCGTGGTTGATGAGCTGATGAAAAAACTGGCGCTACCGGTGGTTAAGAAGCAAGGACTGCGGGTTACTCCGGCCGATCAGATAGACATTATTACCGGCGCTTTGGCGGGCTCCGCGAATAAAACGCTGCTCTCGTGGGCCCAGAGACATCAGATTCAGGCGGTAGGGCTGTGCCTCGGCGATGGCCAGAGTGTGCAAGTGACTCAGCTGGATCCAGAGCTTGGTCACGTTGGCCAGGCAACACCTGGCGACGCCCGGCTTATTAATACTCTGCTTGATGCTGGTTTTATGCCGGTGGTGAGCTCAATTGGCATTACCGCAACCGGTGAGCTGATGAATGTAAACGCCGACCAGGCTGCGACGGCGCTGGCAGCGACCCTGGGAGCAGACCTCATTATGTTATCTGACGTAAGCGGCATTCTTGATGGCAAAGGCCAGCGCATTGCCGAACTGACGGCTGATAAAGCTCAGGCCCTGATTGTGCAGGGCATCATCACTGATGGCATGGTGGTTAAAGTTAACGCGGCCCTGGACGCCGCCCGAACCCTTGGACGCCCGGTGGATATCGCCTCGTGGCGTCACGCGGAGCAGTTGCCACAGCTATTTAATGGCGTGGCTATTGGCACCCGCATCCTGGCATAACTTAGAAAGACGCATCCCTGAAGGAAATGACAATGCAAAATCACGGCATAAATAAAGTAGTTCTCGCCTATTCCGGTGGCCTGGATACCTCCGCCATCATTCCATGGTTGAAAGAAAACTATGTTGGTTGCGAAGTAGTGGCCTGCGTGGTGGATATTGGCCAGGATCGTGACGATCTTAAAGGCGTGGAGCAGAAAGCGCTGCGATCTGGGGCGGTTGCCTGCCATGTGGTCGATCTGCGCGAAGAGTTTATCCGTGATTATGTCTATCCGGTGCTGCAGACCGGCGCACTGTACGAAGGCAGCTATCTGCTGGGTACTTCTATGGCGCGTCCGCTGATTGCTAAAGCGCTGGTTGATGTTGCTCGTGAAGTCGGTGCTGACGCACTGTGCCATGGCGCTACCGGTAAAGGTAACGACCAGGTACGTTTTGAATCTGCATGGGCGGCCCTTGCACCAGACCTGAAAGTTATTGCGCCATGGCGTGAGTGGGATCTGCGTTCCCGTGAAGCGCTGCTCGCTTATCTGAAAGAGCGTGATATCCCAACTACGGCCACGCTTGAAAAAATCTACAGCCGTGATGAGAACGCATGGCATATCTCTACCGAAGGCGGTGTGCTGGAAAGCCCGTGGAATGCGCCTAACAGTGACTGCTGGGTTTGGACTGTCGATCCGCGTGAAGCGCCAGATACTCCGGAAAAACTGACGGTTACCGTTGAGCACGGCAATGTCGTCGCCGTTAACGGAAAAGCCATGTCGCCATATCAGTGCCTGGTTACCCTGAATGAGATTGGGGCTAAACACGGCGTCGGTCGTATCGATATCGTTGAAAACCGTCTGGTGGGTATTAAATCCCGCGGCTGTTATGAAACCCCAGGGGGCACCATCATGATGGCAGCGCTGCGTGGCGTTGAGCAGCTGGTTCTGGACCGCGATAGCTTCAAATGGCGCGAGCAGCTGGGCCTGGAAATGTCTTATGTGGTTTATGACGGCCGCTGGTTTGCGCCGCTGCGTCAGTCTCTTCAGGCCGCTGCTGAGTCGCTGGCTCACGAAGTGAACGGTGAAGTTGTGATTGAGCTATACAAAGGCCAGGTAACGGCAGTACAGAAAAAATCGCCAAACAGCCTCTATAACGAAGAGTTTGCTACTTTCGGCGAAGATGAAGTTTATGACCACAGCCACGCGGGTGGCTTCATTCGCCTGTTCTCACTCTCTTCGCGGATTCGTGCACTGAACGAGCAGAAAAAGTAAATCAGGCGACTGCCCCTGTCAGCGCAAAAATCAGGCGCTGACAGAGGTTTTATGTATTAAAAAAAACGGAGCATAGTTATGGCACTTTGGGGCGGGCGGTTCAGTCAGGCAGCCGATCGGCGGTTTAAACAGTTCAATGATTCACTGCGTTTCGATTATCGTCTGGCCGAGCAGGACATTGTGGGTTCAGTCGCCTGGTCCAAAGCGCTGGTGACGGTTGGAGTATTAACTTCCAACGAGCAGCAGCAGCTGGAGCAGGCGCTTAACGTGCTGTTGGAAGAAGTGCGGGAAAACCCGCAGCAGATTTTGCAAAGCGATGCCGAGGATATCCATAGCTGGGTTGAAGGCAAGCTTATCGACAAAGTTGGTGCGCTGGGTAAAAAACTGCATACCGGGCGTAGCCGTAATGATCAGGTCGCGACCGATCTGAAATTGTGGTGCAAGGAGCAGGTTGGTGAACTGCTGGCGGCAGTGCGGCAGTTACAGCACGCGCTCGTAGTAACCGCACAGAATAATCAGGATGCGGTAATGCCAGGCTACACACATTTGCAGCGCGCCCAGCCGGTCACTTTTGCCCACTGGTGCCTGGCTTATGTAGAGATGCTGGCTCGAGATGAAAGCCGCCTGGCCGATGCACTTAAGCGTATGGACGTTAGCCCGCTGGGCAGCGGTGCGCTGGCGGGGACAGCTTACCCTATCGATCGTGAACAGCTGGCGGGCTGGCTTGGCTTTGCCAGCGCTACCCGTAATAGCCTGGATAGCGTTTCTGACCGCGATCATGTACTTGAGCTGCTGAGCAATGCAGCGATTAGCATGGTGCATTTATCACGCTTCGCCGAAGACCTCATTTTCTTTAACTCGGGGGAGGCGGGCTTTGTTGAGCTATCAGACAAAGTAACTTCTGGCTCTTCGCTGATGCCGCAGAAAAAGAACCCGGATGCGCTGGAACTGATTCGCGGCAAGTGTGGCCGCGTTCAGGGTGCGCTAACCGGAATGATGATGACTCTCAAAGGATTGCCGCTGGCCTATAACAAGGACATGCAGGAAGACAAAGAAGGGTTGTTTGACGCTCTGGATAGCTGGCTGGATTGCCTGCATATGGCGGCGCTGGTGCTGGATGGCATTCAAATCCGCCGTGAGCGCTGCGTAGAGGCCGCTCAACAGGGGTATGCCAACGCTACTGAACTGGCAGACTATCTGGTTGCGAAAGGCATTCCTTTCCGTGAAGCCCACCATATAGTTGGTGAAGCTGTCGTTGAGGCCATAAATCAAGGTAAGGCGCTGGAAGCATTAACGCTGGATTGCCTGCAGCGGTTTAGTCCGGTGATTGAGTCGGATGTTTATCCGGTACTGTCCTTAGACTCTTGTCTGGACAAGCGCTCGGCAAAGGGCGGTGTCGCTCCGGATCAGGTCGCACAAGCTATTGATGAAGCATTGAATCGTCTGGCGTAAATTAGACTTTCATAAAAACCCGGCTTTAGCCGGGTTTTTTTATATCTGACCGTATAGAAACGGGAATAAAAAAATGCGGGCACAGGGCCCGCAAATGTTCACGTTGGCATTTTTATCTTTTGCATCAGAGAGATACTTATTAACTCGGGCGACCATGGGCTTTACAGGTTCGACCTTAGTTGTTGGGGACTATTATGTGCCACGGCACTTGATAGGGATAATCGTTGGTTGCTATGCTATCTATCGCCATGGGCTATCGTGGCGTTGGAGGATAACCATGAACATTCGTGATCTTGAATACTTAGTTGCGTTAGCTGAACACCGGCACTTTCGGCGGGCCGCCGATTCATGCCATGTCAGCCAGCCAACTTTGAGCGGCCAGATTCGTAAGCTGGAAGATGAACTGGGCGTCATGTTGCTGGAGCGTACCAGTCGCAAGGTATTGTTTACTCAAGCCGGTCTGCTGCTGGTTGACCAGGCGCGTACGGTGCTTCGTGAAGTAAAAGTATTACGAGAGATGGCAAGCCAACAGGGTGAAGCCATGTCCGGGCCGCTGCACATTGGTCTTATTCCGACCGTCGGGCCATATTTGCTGCCTCATATTATCCCGATGCTGCACCAGGAGTTTCCACGCCTGGAAATGTATCTGCATGAAGCGCAGACGCATCAACTGCTGGCCCAGCTGGATAACGGCAAACTCGACTGCGCAATCCTCGCGCTGGTCAAAGAAAGCGAAAGCTTTATTGAAATTCCGCTTTTCGATGAACCAATGGTGTTGGCTATTTATGAAAATCACCCGTGGGCGAATCGTGAAAGCGTGCTGATGTCGGAACTGGCCGGTGAGAAGCTGCTAATGCTGGAAGACGGGCACTGCCTGCGCGACCAGGCTCTGGGTTTCTGTTTTGAAGCTGGGGCTGATGAGGATACGCATTTCCGGGCAACCAGTCTTGAAACCCTGCGTAACATGGTAGCCGCTGGCAGCGGTATTACCCTGCTGCCAGCGCTGGCTGTGCCTGCGGAGCGCAAACGTGATGGCGTGATTTATCTGCCATGCCATAAACCAGAGCCGCGCCGT
This genomic interval from Salmonella enterica subsp. enterica serovar Choleraesuis contains the following:
- the argE gene encoding acetylornithine deacetylase, which encodes MKLPPFIELYRALIATPSISATDSALDQSNASLINLLAGWFSDLGFQVEVQPVPHTRDKYNLLARTGTGSGGLLLAGHTDTVPFDDGRWTRDPFTLTEHDNKLYGLGTADMKGFFAFILDTLRDVDLSKLTKPLYILATADEETTMAGARYFAATADIRPDCAIIGEPTSLEPVRAHKGHMSDVVRIMGQSGHSSDPDRGVNAIELMHSAIGHIMELRDNFKARFHHDAFTIPWPTLNLGHIHGGDAPNRICACCELHMDIRPLPGMTLSDLSGMLNDALAPVSERWPGRLTVSELHPPIPGYECAPDHRLVQVVEELLGRESSVVNYCTEAPFIQSVCPTLVLGPGSINQAHQPDEFLETKFIKPTNELLGQVIRHFCAS
- the argC gene encoding N-acetyl-gamma-glutamyl-phosphate reductase; this encodes MLNTLIVGASGYTGAELAAYVHRHPHMNITALAVSAQSTDAGKLISDLHPQLKGVVDLPLQPLTDVQAMAADVDVVFLATAHEVSHDLAPQFLSANCVVFDLSGAYRVNKPSFYEKFYGFTHQHVDLLAEAVYGLAEWQNDALHNARLIAVPGCYPTAAQLALKPLIDGGLLDLAQWPVINATSGVSGAGRKAALSNSFCEVSLQPYGVFTHRHQPEIAAHLGAEVIFTPHLGNFARGILETITCRLRSGVSRDQIAQCFQDAYGDKPLVRLYQQGLPALKNVVGLPFCDIGFAVQDNHLIVVATEDNLLKGAAAQAIQCMNIRFGFAETQALI
- the argB gene encoding acetylglutamate kinase — translated: MNPLIIKLGGVLLDSEEALERLFGALVAYRATRQRPLVIVHGGGCVVDELMKKLALPVVKKQGLRVTPADQIDIITGALAGSANKTLLSWAQRHQIQAVGLCLGDGQSVQVTQLDPELGHVGQATPGDARLINTLLDAGFMPVVSSIGITATGELMNVNADQAATALAATLGADLIMLSDVSGILDGKGQRIAELTADKAQALIVQGIITDGMVVKVNAALDAARTLGRPVDIASWRHAEQLPQLFNGVAIGTRILA
- the argG gene encoding argininosuccinate synthase, whose protein sequence is MQNHGINKVVLAYSGGLDTSAIIPWLKENYVGCEVVACVVDIGQDRDDLKGVEQKALRSGAVACHVVDLREEFIRDYVYPVLQTGALYEGSYLLGTSMARPLIAKALVDVAREVGADALCHGATGKGNDQVRFESAWAALAPDLKVIAPWREWDLRSREALLAYLKERDIPTTATLEKIYSRDENAWHISTEGGVLESPWNAPNSDCWVWTVDPREAPDTPEKLTVTVEHGNVVAVNGKAMSPYQCLVTLNEIGAKHGVGRIDIVENRLVGIKSRGCYETPGGTIMMAALRGVEQLVLDRDSFKWREQLGLEMSYVVYDGRWFAPLRQSLQAAAESLAHEVNGEVVIELYKGQVTAVQKKSPNSLYNEEFATFGEDEVYDHSHAGGFIRLFSLSSRIRALNEQKK
- the argH gene encoding argininosuccinate lyase, with the protein product MALWGGRFSQAADRRFKQFNDSLRFDYRLAEQDIVGSVAWSKALVTVGVLTSNEQQQLEQALNVLLEEVRENPQQILQSDAEDIHSWVEGKLIDKVGALGKKLHTGRSRNDQVATDLKLWCKEQVGELLAAVRQLQHALVVTAQNNQDAVMPGYTHLQRAQPVTFAHWCLAYVEMLARDESRLADALKRMDVSPLGSGALAGTAYPIDREQLAGWLGFASATRNSLDSVSDRDHVLELLSNAAISMVHLSRFAEDLIFFNSGEAGFVELSDKVTSGSSLMPQKKNPDALELIRGKCGRVQGALTGMMMTLKGLPLAYNKDMQEDKEGLFDALDSWLDCLHMAALVLDGIQIRRERCVEAAQQGYANATELADYLVAKGIPFREAHHIVGEAVVEAINQGKALEALTLDCLQRFSPVIESDVYPVLSLDSCLDKRSAKGGVAPDQVAQAIDEALNRLA
- the oxyR gene encoding hydrogen peroxide-inducible genes activator, with amino-acid sequence MNIRDLEYLVALAEHRHFRRAADSCHVSQPTLSGQIRKLEDELGVMLLERTSRKVLFTQAGLLLVDQARTVLREVKVLREMASQQGEAMSGPLHIGLIPTVGPYLLPHIIPMLHQEFPRLEMYLHEAQTHQLLAQLDNGKLDCAILALVKESESFIEIPLFDEPMVLAIYENHPWANRESVLMSELAGEKLLMLEDGHCLRDQALGFCFEAGADEDTHFRATSLETLRNMVAAGSGITLLPALAVPAERKRDGVIYLPCHKPEPRRTVGLVYRPGSPLRGRYEQLAEVIHKQMSGHFSGSLKQAV